In the Desulfitobacterium hafniense DCB-2 genome, ATATTGGCCGGATGGGAACATATCTCCTCATCATCCGTCTCCCTTATGTGCAAACCTGCGCTTGACATAAGACGATCCATTACTTCACGGTACTCCCAAACCCGCAGCCCCGTCCTTTCCAAGTCCCAGTGCCAATAATACTCTGTAGCTATGACGACATGATTCTCCATAGCGGGATCAGAAAAAGCGACTTGCAGCAGTTTTTTCCCCACCCCAAGTCCCCGGACTTTTGGGGAAACCTCGATGGCCCCTAATTCCAAAAGTTCCGGAGGGCCTTTAGCCCACCGTTCAAAACAATCCGGGGGATGAAAGGTTACATAGCCCATAATATCATTCTCGATTCGGGCAATAATGATGCGGCCATCAGGAATTTCACTGATTTCAATCA is a window encoding:
- a CDS encoding GNAT family N-acetyltransferase, translating into MKQTFPTHKGELIVEGPVTAESLSQLSFDDDLRAFRPPKRQKEALIEISEIPDGRIIIARIENDIMGYVTFHPPDCFERWAKGPPELLELGAIEVSPKVRGLGVGKKLLQVAFSDPAMENHVVIATEYYWHWDLERTGLRVWEYREVMDRLMSSAGLHIRETDDEEICSHPANMLTVRYGKNLSQSSIDHFEKILFANSERGDCLAGNESRPSKPGN